A genome region from Natronosalvus rutilus includes the following:
- a CDS encoding CaiB/BaiF CoA transferase family protein: MVGEAREPETEAGPLEGVTVVDASQVLVGPFCTMQLGDLGADVIKVERPGSGDQTRGWHPPTFGNGEESLSAYYASVNRNKRSITLNLKDERGRDILRDLARDADVFVENFRVGTTERWGLDYEDLAAVNPDLVYCSLSGYGEWGPYAERPAYDLIMQAESGMMSITGEADGDPVRVGVAIADLGAGMYATQAILAALFRRAFADAGGQKVDVSLFDGQLAWMSYMASNYFATGEPPEKMGSRHPTIVPYQAFSTTDGHVVVAAASEKLWQNLCHALERPDLLEDERFRCNADRVDHRDALEGIIAEEIKPYETDEIVTLLEAADVPVSPVYDMADAFAHPQAKARGMKATVEHPRAGTVEMPASPMHLSASATTVHRHPPDLGEHTEEVLSELGYEADTIRNLEDDDVV; the protein is encoded by the coding sequence ATGGTTGGAGAAGCACGCGAACCAGAGACTGAAGCGGGCCCGCTCGAGGGGGTGACGGTCGTCGACGCCTCACAGGTCCTCGTCGGTCCGTTTTGTACGATGCAGTTAGGCGATCTGGGCGCGGACGTGATCAAGGTCGAACGGCCAGGGAGCGGCGATCAGACCCGCGGCTGGCATCCACCAACGTTCGGAAACGGTGAGGAATCGCTCAGCGCCTACTACGCGAGCGTCAATCGCAACAAACGATCGATCACGTTGAACCTCAAGGACGAACGCGGGCGAGACATCCTTCGCGACCTCGCCCGCGATGCGGACGTGTTCGTCGAAAACTTTCGGGTCGGAACCACGGAGCGGTGGGGTCTGGACTATGAAGACCTCGCCGCCGTGAATCCGGATCTCGTCTACTGTTCACTCTCGGGATACGGCGAGTGGGGGCCGTACGCCGAGCGGCCGGCCTACGATTTGATCATGCAAGCTGAGAGCGGGATGATGAGTATTACCGGCGAAGCCGACGGAGATCCCGTCCGGGTTGGGGTCGCCATCGCCGACCTTGGCGCAGGCATGTATGCGACCCAGGCGATCCTGGCAGCACTCTTTCGCCGGGCGTTCGCCGATGCCGGCGGCCAGAAAGTGGACGTCAGCCTGTTCGATGGGCAACTCGCCTGGATGTCCTACATGGCCAGTAACTACTTTGCGACCGGAGAGCCGCCTGAGAAGATGGGATCAAGACATCCGACGATCGTCCCGTACCAGGCGTTCTCGACGACGGACGGGCACGTCGTCGTAGCCGCCGCCTCCGAAAAGCTCTGGCAAAACCTGTGTCACGCCCTCGAGCGACCGGATCTCCTCGAGGACGAGCGGTTTCGCTGTAACGCTGATCGCGTCGATCACCGCGACGCGCTGGAAGGGATTATCGCGGAAGAAATCAAGCCGTACGAAACCGACGAAATCGTCACGCTCCTTGAGGCAGCGGACGTCCCGGTGTCGCCCGTTTACGACATGGCAGACGCCTTTGCCCATCCACAGGCTAAGGCCCGTGGGATGAAAGCCACGGTCGAACATCCGCGCGCTGGGACTGTCGAGATGCCGGCAAGTCCAATGCATCTGTCGGCGTCGGCGACGACCGTTCACCGACACCCACCTGACCTCGGCGAGCACACAGAGGAAGTGCTCTCAGAACTGGGGTATGAGGCCGACACGATACGGAACCTCGAGGACGATGACGTCGTCTAA
- a CDS encoding acyl-CoA dehydrogenase family protein: MLDFVELEAGLDAEERLIQDSAREFVDEEVRPGIGEHFENGTFPTELIPEMGEMGFYAPNLEGYGSPNVSETAYGLLMQELEACDSGLRSMASVQGALVMYPIHAYGSEAQKEEWLPKLGAGEAVGCFGLTEPEHGSNPSGLETNAERDADGYVLNGSKTWITNSPIADVAVVWAKDRSSDAAGGDAVRGFLVETDRDGVSTNKITEKLSLRASITGEIGLNDVRVPEENVLPGVEGMKGPLSCLTQARYGIAWGAVGAARDCFETARQYATDREQFGGPIGRFQLQQDKLAEMATQITLAQLLAHRLAELKACGELRPQQVSMAKRNNVRMAREQSRVAREMLGGNGITTDYSPMRHLANMETVYTYEGTHDIHTLVLGHDLTGIPAYEQ; encoded by the coding sequence ATGCTCGACTTTGTAGAGTTAGAGGCGGGTCTAGACGCTGAAGAGCGCCTCATCCAGGATAGCGCCCGTGAATTTGTCGACGAGGAGGTTCGCCCCGGGATCGGCGAGCACTTCGAGAACGGCACCTTCCCCACGGAATTAATCCCCGAGATGGGCGAAATGGGCTTTTATGCGCCCAATCTCGAAGGGTACGGCTCGCCGAACGTTTCCGAGACCGCCTATGGATTGCTGATGCAGGAACTCGAGGCCTGCGACTCCGGACTTCGATCGATGGCCTCGGTCCAGGGCGCACTCGTGATGTACCCCATCCACGCCTACGGGAGCGAGGCCCAGAAAGAGGAGTGGCTCCCGAAACTCGGGGCGGGCGAGGCCGTCGGCTGTTTCGGGCTGACGGAACCCGAGCACGGATCGAACCCATCGGGGTTAGAGACGAACGCCGAACGCGACGCAGACGGCTACGTCCTTAACGGGTCGAAGACCTGGATTACCAACTCCCCAATCGCGGACGTTGCGGTCGTCTGGGCGAAGGATCGCTCGAGTGACGCCGCGGGTGGCGATGCGGTTCGCGGCTTCCTCGTGGAAACGGATCGCGACGGCGTCAGCACGAACAAGATCACCGAAAAGCTCTCCCTGCGTGCCTCCATTACGGGCGAGATCGGCCTGAACGACGTGCGCGTCCCCGAGGAGAACGTGTTGCCAGGCGTCGAAGGCATGAAGGGGCCGTTGTCGTGTCTCACCCAGGCACGCTACGGCATCGCCTGGGGCGCCGTCGGCGCGGCCCGCGATTGCTTCGAGACCGCCCGCCAGTACGCGACCGACCGCGAACAGTTCGGCGGGCCGATCGGCCGGTTCCAACTCCAGCAGGACAAACTGGCGGAGATGGCCACTCAAATCACGCTCGCCCAGTTGCTGGCTCACCGTCTCGCGGAGTTGAAAGCGTGCGGTGAGTTGCGTCCACAGCAGGTCTCGATGGCAAAGCGCAACAACGTCCGGATGGCCCGCGAGCAGTCGCGCGTCGCCCGCGAGATGCTGGGCGGAAACGGCATCACCACTGACTACTCGCCGATGCGCCACCTGGCAAATATGGAGACAGTCTACACCTACGAAGGCACCCACGACATCCACACCCTCGTATTGGGCCATGATCTTACTGGAATTCCCGCCTATGAGCAGTGA